A window of Myxococcales bacterium contains these coding sequences:
- a CDS encoding methyltransferase domain-containing protein: MHRTADPETPNELARFEAQKLAFAPLLFQGARAMRDLGVLGALYKAGPRGLTVDEVSRETSLGRYAAGVLLEAGIATGLARVTGSPLRFAITKTGVYFVSDRLTRVNTEFSHHVCYRAAEHLAESLREGLPAGLRELGPFATVYEGLHALPPDVKRAWFDFDHHYSDSVFSEALAQMVAEKVRHIVDLGGNTGRFARAFLAAAGPDAKVTIVDLPAQVAMAKESLADLGDRVAFHPTDVRGPGLALPRGDAYWMSQFLDCFPEGEIAHILGAVRRAIPPEGRAFVLETFWDRQRYEAARTCVIATTLYFACVANGSSRMLHSDDMERLVVGAGLRVASARHDLGLAHSLLTCVPV; this comes from the coding sequence ATGCACCGAACCGCCGATCCCGAGACCCCGAACGAGCTCGCCCGCTTCGAGGCTCAGAAGCTCGCCTTCGCGCCGCTCCTCTTCCAGGGCGCACGGGCCATGCGCGACCTCGGTGTGCTCGGCGCCCTCTACAAGGCCGGGCCGCGTGGCCTCACGGTCGACGAGGTGAGCCGCGAGACCTCGCTCGGCCGTTACGCCGCGGGGGTGCTGCTGGAGGCGGGCATCGCCACGGGCCTCGCTCGTGTGACGGGCTCTCCGCTCCGCTTCGCGATCACGAAGACGGGGGTCTACTTCGTCTCGGACCGCCTCACCCGCGTCAACACGGAGTTTTCGCACCACGTCTGTTACCGCGCGGCCGAGCACCTCGCCGAGTCGCTGCGCGAGGGGCTCCCCGCGGGGCTGCGCGAGCTTGGGCCCTTCGCGACGGTCTACGAGGGGCTCCACGCGCTCCCCCCGGACGTGAAGCGCGCGTGGTTCGACTTCGACCACCACTACTCCGACTCCGTCTTCTCCGAAGCGCTCGCCCAGATGGTCGCCGAGAAGGTGCGCCACATCGTGGATCTCGGCGGAAATACCGGGCGATTCGCGCGTGCGTTCCTCGCCGCGGCGGGGCCCGACGCGAAGGTGACCATCGTCGATTTGCCCGCGCAGGTGGCGATGGCCAAAGAGAGCCTCGCCGATCTCGGCGATCGTGTCGCCTTCCACCCGACCGACGTCCGCGGTCCGGGGCTCGCGCTCCCACGCGGCGACGCGTACTGGATGAGCCAGTTCCTCGACTGCTTCCCCGAGGGCGAGATCGCGCACATCCTCGGCGCCGTGCGGAGGGCGATCCCTCCCGAAGGGCGCGCGTTCGTCCTCGAGACCTTCTGGGACAGGCAACGGTACGAGGCAGCTCGCACGTGCGTCATCGCCACGACGTTGTACTTTGCATGTGTCGCGAACGGGTCGAGCCGCATGCTCCACTCGGACGACATGGAGCGGCTCGTCGTGGGCGCGGGGCTCCGCGTGGCCTCGGCCCGCCACGACCTCGGCCTCGCGCACTCGCTCCTGACCTGCGTGCCCGTCTGA
- a CDS encoding DNA mismatch repair protein encodes MAEPSPYPDLLHPEAACRIDEERTRLALGLAFTSGVSGGLFAEALADVRLAPSPFHPDGFEDDLFVPTFVANAFSITVDGTRAVLSTKLLTRLVTHPPSDPRAAAQRRAILRELSERPELREAATSLYVRLCRLRGLVEGATGTGKLDPTRRQLDILTLLREIVEGAATGFATATSALSRIAAFGARVREGEPFRSMVDLLSYDENMATLTLAVGIGADGRIRALAIRDVATNPENPFTSSPLRRFLAKLELFVRGYSFSDGEVMARLVDAVYSGIDDELPKLVQLMGDLELLLGAMGFRDAATAAGLDTCLPEVASPDEPREMEQLWNPFLLTASTASGAAPRVVPCDLVVDRHTRTVLVTGPNSGGKTRLLQSIGISQLLAQCGLFVPARRARIAPVSGLVVSLIQETRADQSEGRLGTELLRIRTLFENLAPGSMVILDELCSGTNPSEGEEIFELVLRMLEGLSPHAFITTHFLAFASRLEAAGDISALRFLQVELGPTQTPTYQFRPGVARTSLAGRAAERLGVTRTQLEALVSRSLGRTAEPDR; translated from the coding sequence ATGGCGGAGCCCTCCCCCTACCCCGATCTGCTGCACCCCGAGGCCGCGTGCCGGATCGACGAGGAGCGCACCCGCCTCGCGCTGGGCCTCGCCTTCACGAGCGGCGTCTCGGGGGGCCTCTTCGCCGAGGCCCTCGCCGACGTACGACTCGCGCCTTCGCCGTTCCACCCGGACGGCTTCGAGGACGACCTCTTCGTGCCGACCTTCGTCGCGAACGCGTTCTCGATCACGGTGGACGGGACGCGCGCGGTGCTCTCGACGAAGCTCCTCACGAGGCTCGTCACGCACCCTCCGTCGGACCCACGCGCGGCCGCGCAGAGGCGCGCGATCTTGCGGGAGCTCTCCGAGCGGCCCGAGCTCCGGGAGGCCGCGACCTCGCTCTACGTGCGGCTCTGCCGCCTGCGGGGGCTCGTCGAGGGCGCGACCGGCACCGGCAAGCTCGATCCCACGCGGCGCCAGCTCGACATCCTCACCCTCCTCCGCGAGATCGTCGAGGGCGCGGCCACGGGCTTCGCGACGGCGACGTCCGCGTTGTCGCGCATCGCCGCTTTCGGCGCTCGTGTTCGCGAGGGCGAGCCCTTCCGCTCGATGGTGGATCTGCTCTCGTACGACGAGAACATGGCGACGCTGACGTTGGCGGTGGGCATCGGCGCCGACGGCCGCATTCGCGCGCTCGCCATCCGCGACGTGGCGACGAACCCCGAGAACCCCTTCACGAGCTCGCCGCTCCGCCGCTTTCTCGCGAAGCTCGAGCTCTTCGTCCGCGGGTATTCCTTCTCCGACGGCGAGGTGATGGCGCGGCTCGTCGACGCGGTCTACTCGGGGATCGACGACGAGCTCCCGAAGCTCGTCCAGCTCATGGGGGATCTCGAGCTCTTGCTCGGCGCGATGGGCTTCCGCGACGCGGCGACGGCCGCAGGGCTCGACACGTGCCTCCCCGAGGTGGCGAGCCCCGACGAGCCTCGCGAAATGGAGCAGCTCTGGAACCCGTTCTTGCTCACGGCGAGCACGGCCTCGGGGGCGGCGCCACGGGTCGTTCCGTGCGATCTCGTCGTCGATCGCCACACGCGCACCGTGCTCGTGACGGGGCCGAACTCGGGAGGAAAAACACGGCTGCTCCAGTCGATCGGAATCTCTCAGCTCCTCGCACAATGTGGGCTGTTCGTCCCGGCTCGGCGCGCGCGGATCGCGCCGGTGTCGGGCCTCGTCGTGTCGCTCATCCAAGAGACTCGCGCCGACCAATCGGAGGGCAGGCTCGGGACCGAGCTCCTTCGCATCCGAACGCTCTTCGAGAACCTCGCGCCGGGCTCGATGGTCATCCTCGACGAGCTCTGCTCGGGCACGAACCCGTCCGAGGGCGAGGAGATCTTCGAGCTCGTGCTGCGGATGCTCGAGGGCCTCTCCCCGCACGCCTTCATCACGACGCATTTCCTCGCGTTCGCGAGCCGGCTCGAGGCCGCGGGGGACATCTCGGCGCTGCGCTTCCTCCAGGTCGAGCTCGGGCCGACCCAAACGCCGACGTACCAGTTCCGGCCGGGGGTCGCGCGGACGTCGCTCGCGGGCCGCGCCGCCGAACGCCTCGGCGTCACACGCACGCAGCTCGAGGCGCTCGTTTCGCGCAGCCTGGGGCGGACCGCCGAGCCCGACCGATGA
- a CDS encoding CBS domain-containing protein, producing MSVVRDSMTHPAIFVDVSATTGEVLALVEQRSVSAVPVLREGRLVGIVSTTDLVRDLAGPRDGDLPRTAADCMRSPVVTTNPGASLVEATRAMVSAKVHRLVVVEDDRVVGVLSTRDVLPHVEKARSARKLSEIMTRDVLTIDLDTTVDAAVEKLSEANVHGLVVVDGEHPIGVFTHAEALASRRLPAALRARPVEEVMSYETICFAASTPVYRAAAQALRMNVRRLLVVENREVVGILSCLDLARELTL from the coding sequence ATGTCCGTCGTCCGAGACTCGATGACCCACCCTGCGATCTTCGTCGACGTTTCCGCCACCACGGGGGAGGTGCTCGCGCTCGTCGAGCAGCGCTCCGTGTCGGCCGTGCCCGTGCTCCGCGAGGGCAGGCTCGTGGGCATCGTGTCGACGACCGACCTCGTTCGCGATCTCGCGGGTCCCCGCGACGGAGACCTCCCTCGAACGGCTGCAGACTGCATGCGTTCCCCGGTCGTCACCACGAACCCGGGTGCTTCTCTCGTCGAGGCGACACGCGCGATGGTCTCGGCCAAGGTGCACCGTCTCGTCGTCGTCGAGGACGATCGCGTGGTCGGCGTCTTGTCGACGCGGGACGTGCTGCCCCACGTCGAGAAGGCCCGATCTGCGCGAAAACTTTCGGAAATCATGACGCGAGACGTGCTCACGATCGACCTCGACACGACCGTCGACGCCGCGGTCGAGAAGCTCTCCGAGGCGAACGTGCACGGGCTCGTCGTGGTCGACGGTGAGCACCCGATCGGCGTGTTCACCCACGCCGAGGCCCTCGCGTCACGCAGGCTCCCGGCCGCGCTCCGCGCCCGGCCCGTCGAAGAGGTCATGAGCTACGAGACGATCTGCTTCGCGGCCTCGACGCCCGTGTACCGCGCGGCCGCCCAAGCGCTCCGCATGAACGTGCGTCGCCTCCTCGTCGTCGAGAACCGGGAGGTCGTCGGCATCTTGAGCTGCCTCGACCTCGCCCGCGAGCTCACGCTCTGA
- a CDS encoding FKBP-type peptidyl-prolyl cis-trans isomerase, with the protein MSQLQCETLREGNGAVATAGQTVTVHYVGTLTDGKKFDSSRDRGQGFTFRLGAGQVIQGWDKGVAGMKIGELRKLTIPSDMAYGAGGFPPVIPPNATLVFEVELLGLK; encoded by the coding sequence ATGAGCCAGCTCCAATGCGAAACCTTGCGTGAAGGAAACGGCGCCGTCGCGACCGCGGGGCAGACCGTGACCGTGCACTACGTCGGCACGCTGACCGACGGAAAAAAGTTCGACAGCTCCCGCGACCGCGGGCAGGGCTTCACGTTCCGCCTCGGCGCCGGCCAGGTCATCCAAGGCTGGGACAAGGGCGTGGCCGGCATGAAGATCGGCGAGCTCCGCAAGCTCACCATCCCGAGCGACATGGCCTACGGCGCCGGAGGGTTTCCGCCGGTCATCCCGCCGAACGCGACGCTCGTGTTCGAGGTCGAGCTGCTCGGCCTTAAGTAG
- a CDS encoding DUF3829 domain-containing protein: MNRSLLKLLLVLSALALATTATGCKKFKKTPADAGAAPTAGDDGEGDTETDDDKNDEKLSMKVGEYIRNCMNTMSSPIYRSRRMYASWAPKSGPTGRERVILGIPKVSGSSRCQTAVTKAKSMPPDDKSLEEVGQRYAKAVVAAEAVINEANTYYDQKNYKDDKFAKGKEIHTRLVAAFDEFMKADKEIHTSVGAITKPLAQRQLARIEKEEGKKFRWHRRNVLNIARELVETGDPADENDEVAYTDYDTEFKSFEAALTGLRDYGSLKRADLSNTKKARIGASLAYDNFMRAADDFLKESREYGRCLRDAPASAKTKDGKVDLDKLPRCADGGTREFGDKYDKFIVTSNANSFPW, translated from the coding sequence ATGAACCGCTCCCTCCTCAAGCTCCTCCTCGTGCTCTCGGCCCTCGCGCTCGCGACGACGGCCACCGGGTGCAAGAAATTCAAGAAGACGCCGGCCGACGCGGGCGCCGCCCCCACCGCCGGAGACGACGGCGAAGGCGACACGGAGACCGACGACGACAAGAACGACGAGAAGCTCTCCATGAAGGTGGGCGAGTACATCCGCAACTGCATGAACACCATGTCGTCGCCGATTTACCGCTCGCGCCGCATGTACGCGTCGTGGGCGCCGAAGTCGGGCCCGACAGGCAGAGAGCGCGTCATCCTGGGCATCCCCAAGGTGTCCGGCTCGTCGCGCTGCCAGACGGCCGTCACCAAAGCCAAGAGCATGCCCCCGGACGACAAGAGCCTCGAGGAGGTCGGCCAGCGCTACGCGAAGGCCGTGGTCGCGGCCGAGGCCGTCATCAACGAGGCGAACACGTACTACGATCAGAAAAACTACAAGGACGACAAGTTCGCGAAGGGCAAAGAGATCCACACCCGCCTCGTCGCCGCGTTCGACGAGTTCATGAAGGCCGACAAAGAGATCCACACGAGCGTGGGCGCCATCACGAAGCCCCTCGCGCAGCGCCAGCTCGCCCGCATCGAGAAGGAAGAGGGCAAGAAGTTCCGCTGGCACCGCCGCAACGTGCTCAACATCGCGCGCGAGCTCGTCGAGACGGGCGACCCGGCCGACGAGAACGACGAGGTCGCGTACACGGACTACGACACCGAGTTCAAGAGCTTCGAGGCCGCGCTGACGGGTCTCCGCGACTACGGCAGCCTGAAGCGCGCCGACCTCTCGAACACCAAGAAGGCGCGCATCGGCGCGTCCCTCGCGTACGACAACTTCATGCGGGCCGCCGACGACTTCTTGAAGGAGTCGCGCGAGTACGGCCGCTGCCTCCGCGACGCGCCGGCCTCGGCCAAGACGAAGGACGGCAAGGTCGACCTCGACAAGCTCCCGCGCTGCGCGGACGGCGGCACCCGTGAGTTCGGCGACAAGTACGACAAGTTCATCGTCACCTCGAACGCCAACAGCTTCCCCTGGTGA
- a CDS encoding serine/threonine protein kinase — translation MTAALAETGSLVGQTVGGKFKVEAHIGSGAMGDVYRATHTGLGRTVALKVMRSDLSDETFVARFQREARAASALDHPNTVRVLDFGTESSGLAYIAMEFLNGRDLYEVIRAEHPLSPERIVHILGQALSAMKAAHRLGIVHRDIKPENIMVTLAQDDDGELHEVVKVCDFGIAKVIDTRAMQTEPGRALTGTGTLVGTPEYMSPEQARGEPLDARSDLYSMGIVLFQMLTSKVPFTSETPIGVVVKQVTDTPPRPSSLRRDVDPRLEDVCLRALEKRPEDRFQSAGEMASALRGLDPSAPLTSTRLAVASKPSYPDAAASAPRLPALRSEPRIARESDFGSRPTLLQDEPVLTEVPRTERSAETKRRPVALLVLLGVLLLGGAIGGVVTLATRKMTDAGPVASPSTSVTPSSAVSFGVPSAPVAHSSSPVTTNKPPPHSAPPVASNGKKLPPLPPASAAAKPVASAPTTPSATPPPESPPASPIAVEKAFVSVGRVDTDPSGARAAVSSFLQRATPSLSMCYRAAITAAGAAKGGTMTVALSIDEKGMIMSAATVPGPMTSAYPNLGRCFAGPLQNHSVGPVEHAATATVQVALVPPPP, via the coding sequence ATGACGGCCGCGCTCGCGGAGACGGGCTCGCTCGTCGGGCAGACGGTCGGGGGCAAGTTCAAGGTCGAGGCGCACATCGGCTCGGGCGCCATGGGCGACGTGTACCGCGCGACCCACACGGGCCTCGGTCGCACGGTCGCCCTCAAGGTCATGCGGAGCGATCTCTCGGACGAGACCTTCGTCGCGAGGTTCCAGCGTGAAGCTCGCGCCGCGAGCGCGCTCGACCACCCGAACACCGTGCGTGTGCTCGACTTCGGCACGGAGTCGTCGGGGCTCGCGTACATCGCGATGGAGTTCCTGAACGGCCGCGACCTCTACGAGGTCATTCGCGCCGAGCACCCGCTCTCCCCCGAGCGCATCGTGCACATCCTCGGCCAGGCCCTCTCCGCGATGAAGGCCGCACACCGCCTGGGCATCGTCCACAGGGACATCAAGCCCGAGAACATCATGGTCACGCTCGCCCAAGACGACGACGGCGAGCTCCACGAGGTGGTGAAGGTCTGCGACTTCGGCATCGCGAAGGTGATCGACACCCGCGCCATGCAGACCGAGCCGGGCCGCGCCCTCACGGGCACCGGGACCCTCGTCGGTACGCCCGAGTACATGTCGCCCGAGCAGGCGCGCGGCGAGCCCCTCGACGCCCGCAGCGACCTTTATTCCATGGGCATCGTGCTCTTCCAGATGCTCACGTCCAAGGTGCCCTTCACGAGCGAGACGCCCATCGGCGTGGTCGTGAAGCAGGTCACCGACACCCCACCCCGGCCGTCGAGCCTTCGCCGGGACGTCGACCCGCGGCTGGAGGACGTGTGCTTGCGGGCGCTCGAGAAGCGACCGGAGGACAGGTTCCAGTCGGCCGGCGAGATGGCCTCTGCGCTCCGTGGCCTCGATCCGTCGGCTCCGCTCACGTCGACACGTTTGGCCGTCGCATCGAAGCCGAGCTACCCCGACGCGGCGGCCTCGGCCCCGCGCCTCCCGGCCCTCCGCTCCGAGCCGCGCATCGCGCGCGAGTCCGATTTTGGCTCTCGACCGACGCTGCTGCAAGACGAGCCCGTTCTCACCGAGGTGCCGCGCACCGAGCGCTCGGCCGAGACCAAGCGGCGACCGGTCGCCCTCCTCGTCCTGCTCGGCGTGCTCCTCCTCGGGGGCGCGATCGGGGGCGTCGTCACCCTCGCCACGCGGAAAATGACCGACGCGGGGCCCGTCGCCTCGCCGAGCACCTCCGTCACGCCGTCCTCGGCCGTCAGCTTCGGCGTGCCGTCCGCGCCGGTGGCCCACTCGAGCTCCCCCGTCACGACGAACAAGCCGCCGCCGCATTCGGCGCCTCCCGTGGCGTCGAACGGGAAGAAGCTGCCGCCGCTGCCTCCCGCGAGCGCGGCGGCCAAGCCCGTAGCGTCCGCGCCCACGACCCCGAGCGCAACGCCGCCCCCCGAGTCGCCCCCGGCGTCTCCCATCGCGGTCGAGAAGGCGTTCGTGAGCGTAGGGCGCGTCGACACGGACCCGTCCGGGGCGCGGGCCGCGGTGAGCTCGTTCCTCCAGCGGGCGACCCCGTCTCTCTCGATGTGCTACCGGGCCGCGATCACGGCGGCAGGAGCGGCCAAGGGCGGCACCATGACGGTCGCCCTCTCGATCGACGAGAAAGGCATGATCATGTCGGCCGCGACCGTCCCCGGCCCGATGACCTCGGCCTATCCGAACCTCGGCCGGTGCTTCGCGGGGCCGCTCCAGAACCACAGCGTCGGCCCGGTCGAGCACGCGGCGACGGCCACGGTGCAAGTGGCGCTGGTCCCGCCTCCGCCCTGA
- the rpsK gene encoding 30S ribosomal protein S11 — MATAKTAASGKGKQVKKKVKKNIATGIAHIQSTFNNTVVTITDVNGNAVSWSSAGSRGFKGSRKSTPFAAQLAAEEAARKAMDHGMRSIAVFVKGPGAGRESALRALQTAGFKVTLIRDVTPVPHNGCRPPKRRRV; from the coding sequence ATGGCCACGGCGAAAACGGCAGCCTCGGGCAAAGGCAAGCAGGTCAAGAAGAAGGTCAAGAAGAACATCGCGACCGGAATCGCGCATATTCAGAGCACCTTCAACAACACCGTGGTCACGATCACGGACGTGAACGGCAACGCCGTCTCGTGGTCGAGCGCCGGGTCGCGCGGCTTCAAGGGCTCGCGTAAGAGCACGCCCTTCGCCGCTCAGCTCGCCGCCGAAGAGGCCGCTCGCAAGGCCATGGATCACGGCATGCGCTCGATCGCGGTGTTCGTGAAGGGCCCCGGCGCGGGCCGCGAGAGCGCCCTCCGCGCCCTCCAGACCGCCGGCTTCAAGGTCACCCTCATCCGCGACGTGACGCCGGTCCCCCACAACGGGTGCCGTCCGCCGAAGCGCCGCCGCGTCTGA
- the rpsM gene encoding 30S ribosomal protein S13: MARIAGVDLPRHKQIAYSLPYLYGIGRTLAKKICERAGIPETKKTEELTDSDIRKIRELLESDYRVEGDLRREVQMNIKRLMDLGCYRGLRHRRGLPVNGQRTHTNARTRKGPRKGIVARQGSAGKK; the protein is encoded by the coding sequence ATGGCTCGTATCGCAGGCGTCGACCTTCCCCGTCACAAGCAAATTGCCTACTCCCTTCCGTACCTCTACGGCATCGGTCGCACCCTCGCGAAGAAGATCTGCGAGCGTGCGGGCATCCCCGAGACCAAGAAGACCGAAGAGCTGACGGACTCGGACATCCGCAAGATCCGCGAGCTCCTCGAGTCGGACTACCGCGTCGAGGGTGACCTCCGCCGCGAGGTCCAGATGAACATCAAGCGCCTGATGGACCTCGGCTGCTACCGTGGCCTCCGTCACCGCCGTGGCCTCCCGGTCAACGGGCAGCGCACGCACACGAACGCCCGCACCCGCAAGGGCCCGCGTAAGGGCATCGTGGCTCGCCAGGGCTCGGCCGGCAAGAAGTGA
- the rpmJ gene encoding 50S ribosomal protein L36, translating into MKVRPSVKKICDKCKVVRRKGVVRIICENPRHKQRQG; encoded by the coding sequence ATGAAGGTCCGTCCGTCCGTCAAGAAGATCTGCGACAAGTGCAAGGTCGTGCGCCGCAAGGGCGTCGTTCGCATCATCTGCGAGAATCCCCGCCACAAACAGCGCCAAGGCTGA
- the infA gene encoding translation initiation factor IF-1 produces the protein MGVSERRERKEPKGDKLEFDGVVQEALPNAMFRVKCDNGLVVLATISGRMRQYYIRILPGDRVTVEVSPYDPSRGRITYRHK, from the coding sequence ATGGGAGTGAGTGAACGACGAGAGCGCAAAGAGCCCAAGGGCGACAAACTGGAGTTCGACGGTGTCGTCCAGGAAGCCCTCCCGAACGCCATGTTTCGGGTGAAGTGCGACAACGGGCTGGTCGTCCTCGCTACCATCAGCGGGCGCATGCGCCAGTACTACATCCGCATCCTCCCTGGCGACCGCGTCACCGTCGAGGTCAGCCCCTACGACCCGAGCCGCGGGCGTATCACGTACCGTCACAAGTAG
- a CDS encoding adenylate kinase, with product MSDSLRLVFVGPPGAGKGTQAKVICEKWGIPQISTGDMLRAAKAAGKLEPELVAKMAAGGLVPDEVVIGLIDERTKADDAANGFLLDGFPRTVPQADALDTLLAKRGQKLDHVVALEVPAELLIERAVLRRTDKRTGQIYHLKYKPPPPDADLEHRADDQEHVVKNRVSTYEAMTSELLPHYAKKGLLRRVDGVGTVEEVTARVLGVLAK from the coding sequence ATGAGCGACTCTCTTCGCCTCGTCTTCGTCGGGCCGCCCGGCGCGGGCAAAGGCACCCAGGCCAAGGTCATCTGCGAGAAGTGGGGCATCCCGCAAATCTCCACGGGCGACATGCTTCGCGCCGCCAAGGCTGCGGGCAAGCTCGAGCCCGAGCTCGTCGCCAAGATGGCCGCCGGTGGTCTCGTCCCCGACGAGGTCGTCATCGGCCTCATCGACGAACGCACCAAGGCCGACGACGCCGCGAACGGGTTCCTCCTCGACGGGTTCCCTCGCACCGTCCCTCAGGCGGACGCGCTCGACACCCTCCTCGCCAAGCGGGGCCAGAAGCTCGACCACGTCGTCGCGCTCGAGGTCCCGGCCGAGCTCCTCATCGAGCGCGCCGTTTTGCGCCGGACCGACAAACGGACTGGACAGATCTACCACCTGAAGTATAAGCCTCCGCCCCCGGATGCGGATCTCGAGCATCGGGCCGACGACCAAGAGCACGTGGTCAAGAACCGCGTCTCGACGTACGAGGCCATGACGAGCGAGCTCCTCCCCCACTACGCGAAGAAGGGTCTCCTTCGCCGCGTGGACGGGGTCGGCACCGTGGAAGAAGTAACGGCCCGTGTGCTCGGCGTCCTCGCCAAGTGA
- the secY gene encoding preprotein translocase subunit SecY, giving the protein MSFLPGLANIGKVPELRKRVIYTLLMLAVYRVGVFVTIPGVDRNAMRALVSKQGGLLGFVNMFSGGALGNLSVFALGIMPYVSASIVFQLLTMVYKPLDELRKEGEQGTRKINQYTRYATLLLSFVQSFGIAMTLEGAANNDLDTSGGVVAHAGWGFRLMTMLTLTTGTLFIMWVGEQITERGIGNGTSLIIFAGIVTDIPGGVLSYFETHKGSIQPLNLAAVGTIILATVATIVFFERGQRRIPIYYARRSVGRRVYGGQTAHLPLRVNTAGTIPPIFASSLLMLPATLANFKVPGMAALQGSLDRGGWEFNFFYIALIIFFSFFYTAVTFQAVDVADNLKKQQAFIPSIRQGKQTADYIDHVLTRITLGGALYMAVVCVVPTLITEAFKVPFRFGGTSMMIVVGVALDTVAQIEAHLITRNYEGLSGGGGRATRIRGRRDFG; this is encoded by the coding sequence ATGTCGTTCCTCCCGGGTCTCGCGAACATCGGCAAGGTACCGGAGCTCCGGAAGCGTGTGATCTACACGCTTCTGATGCTCGCGGTGTACCGCGTCGGCGTCTTCGTGACGATCCCCGGCGTGGACCGAAACGCCATGCGGGCTCTCGTGAGCAAGCAAGGCGGCCTCCTTGGCTTCGTGAACATGTTCAGCGGTGGGGCGCTCGGAAACTTGAGCGTGTTCGCGCTCGGCATCATGCCGTACGTGAGCGCGAGCATCGTCTTCCAGCTCCTCACCATGGTCTACAAGCCGCTCGACGAGCTCCGCAAAGAGGGCGAGCAGGGCACGCGGAAGATCAACCAGTACACGCGCTACGCGACGCTCCTCCTCTCGTTCGTGCAGTCGTTCGGCATCGCGATGACCCTCGAGGGCGCCGCGAACAACGACCTCGACACCTCGGGCGGCGTCGTCGCGCACGCGGGCTGGGGCTTCCGCCTGATGACCATGCTCACCCTGACGACGGGCACGCTCTTCATCATGTGGGTGGGCGAGCAGATCACCGAGCGGGGCATCGGCAACGGCACGTCGCTCATCATCTTCGCGGGCATCGTCACCGACATCCCCGGGGGTGTGCTCTCCTACTTCGAGACGCACAAGGGCTCCATCCAGCCCCTGAACCTCGCGGCCGTGGGCACGATCATCCTCGCGACGGTGGCGACGATCGTCTTCTTCGAGCGCGGGCAGCGTCGCATCCCGATCTACTACGCGCGCCGAAGCGTCGGCCGCCGCGTCTACGGCGGTCAGACCGCCCACCTCCCGCTCCGCGTGAACACCGCGGGCACCATCCCGCCGATCTTCGCGTCGTCGCTCCTCATGCTCCCGGCCACCCTCGCGAACTTCAAGGTTCCGGGCATGGCGGCGCTGCAGGGCTCGCTCGACCGCGGCGGGTGGGAGTTCAACTTCTTCTACATCGCGCTCATCATCTTCTTCTCGTTCTTCTACACGGCGGTCACCTTCCAGGCGGTCGACGTGGCGGACAACCTCAAGAAGCAGCAGGCGTTCATCCCGAGCATCCGCCAAGGTAAGCAGACGGCCGACTACATCGACCATGTGCTTACGCGCATCACGCTCGGTGGCGCGCTGTACATGGCGGTCGTGTGTGTCGTCCCGACCCTCATCACCGAGGCCTTCAAGGTCCCGTTCCGCTTCGGCGGCACGTCGATGATGATCGTCGTGGGCGTGGCCCTCGACACCGTGGCCCAGATCGAAGCGCATCTCATCACGCGCAACTACGAAGGCCTCTCGGGCGGCGGCGGTCGCGCGACGCGCATTCGTGGTCGGAGGGACTTCGGATGA
- the rplO gene encoding 50S ribosomal protein L15, which produces MADTLSKLVKPAGATQVKLRKGRGPGSGLGKTAGRGQKGQYARTGGFKPYFEGGQTPLQRRLPKRGFTNPFPTKVCAINVGDLDVFAAGANVDEKALRDRGLVKGQFDGIKILGDGDITKAIVVTAHAFSKSAQEKIQKAGGKTLLVSAAKAGE; this is translated from the coding sequence GTGGCTGATACTCTCTCCAAGCTCGTCAAGCCCGCGGGCGCGACGCAAGTCAAGCTCCGCAAGGGGCGTGGTCCCGGCTCCGGTCTCGGCAAGACGGCCGGCCGCGGTCAAAAGGGCCAGTACGCCCGCACGGGCGGCTTCAAGCCCTACTTCGAGGGCGGCCAGACGCCCCTCCAGCGCCGCCTCCCGAAGCGCGGCTTCACGAACCCCTTCCCGACGAAGGTCTGCGCGATCAACGTGGGCGACCTCGACGTCTTCGCCGCCGGCGCCAACGTCGACGAGAAGGCTCTTCGTGACCGCGGCCTCGTGAAGGGCCAGTTCGACGGCATCAAGATCCTCGGCGACGGCGACATCACCAAGGCGATCGTCGTCACGGCGCACGCCTTCTCGAAGTCGGCGCAGGAAAAGATCCAGAAGGCCGGCGGGAAGACCCTCCTCGTCAGCGCGGCCAAGGCCGGCGAGTAA
- the rpmD gene encoding 50S ribosomal protein L30: MKKLLVTQKKSLIGRQHAHHEVVKGLGLRGPGTTVEVANTPSFRGAIKKVLHLVTVEEVERG; the protein is encoded by the coding sequence GTGAAGAAGCTCCTCGTCACCCAGAAAAAGAGCCTCATCGGGCGTCAGCACGCCCACCATGAAGTCGTGAAGGGCCTCGGTCTCCGTGGCCCGGGTACCACGGTCGAGGTCGCCAACACGCCCTCGTTCCGCGGCGCCATCAAGAAGGTCCTGCACCTCGTGACGGTCGAGGAGGTGGAACGTGGCTGA